From the genome of Eublepharis macularius isolate TG4126 chromosome 12, MPM_Emac_v1.0, whole genome shotgun sequence, one region includes:
- the PERCC1 gene encoding protein PERCC1 — MAAGIIQNLSKFRLPTAFQHSFLPTTACQEILFQDLSEEEEMEEEEEEEEEERDDMELEDSSTSLSPNQGGQATSDESNAEMTLQLLQFAERISDDIQKYFGGKTKEEDADSRNIYDDSCSQRLSGRVLYYADLVRISQSGELEEGGDFSDTLKTPAPLDPQLWKCLCGKDGAVKLGPLAELFEYGLCRYIEHRAPPEGSDPKVERKYSHVTPMQSRKLPQSFWKEPSHSPVGILNSNPPDFSDLLANWTSETSQEGLNGS, encoded by the coding sequence ATGGCGGCTGGCATCATACAGAACCTGAGCAAATTTCGGCTGCCTACGGCATTCCAGCATTCATTCTTGCCCACCACCGCCTGCCAGGAGATACTTTTCCAAGACTTATCCGAGGAGGAAgaaatggaggaggaagaggaagaggaggaagaggaaagagatGATATGGAACTGGAGGACAGTTCCACAAGCCTCAGTCCCAATCAAGGGGGCCAGGCAACCTCAGACGAGTCCAATGCCGAAATGACGCTGCAACTTCTCCAGTTTGCAGAGCGCATCAGCGATGACATCCAGAAGTATTTTGGCGGGAAGACCAAAGAGGAAGACGCAGATTCACGCAACATCTACGACgacagctgctcccagcgcctgTCAGGACGGGTCTTGTACTATGCAGACTTGGTCAGGATTTCTCAGAGCGGGGAGCTGGAGGAAGGGGGTGACTTTTCAGACACCCTGAAAACTCCAGCACCGCTGGACCCACAGCTGTGGAAGTGCCTGTGTGGCAAAGACGGGGCGGTGAAGCTGGGGCCTCTTGCTGAGCTCTTTGAATATGGCTTGTGCAGGTACATCGAGCATCGAGCCCCCCCTGAAGGCAGCGACCCAAAGGTAGAAAGAAAGTACAGCCATGTCACCCCCATGCAAAGCAGGAAGCTGCCTCAGTCCTTTTGGAAAGAGCCATCCCACAGCCCCGTGGGCATCCTCAACAGCAACCCTCCGGATTTTAGTGACCTTCTGGCCAACTGGACTTCTGAAACTAGTCAGGAGGGACTTAACGGCAGCTGA